The window AAAATTCTCAAAGACCGAGATGAAACAGTTTTTAAATTACACTTTTTTCTTTGACAATTATtttgggggaagcctggcttccattggcatccatgaatacatgccAACAGGAGTCAGGTTACTCAAGGAAAACTGTCCCTCTATCCATGGAAGGAACATAAACTTATTTTTAAGGTCTTAATTATTGGGTGTTTAGTCCGATTCAACAGAGGAATAAGCAGCAAACATATTTTGTAATGTATTGTAGGACCCCTACTGGTAAGAGCTTGACTTGTATTCCAGTTATACCATTGTTTTTGTATGAGGTGAGTTTCACCATGACTCTTTTGGGAAATCGCTCTGTTGATCAAATCATTCAATCAGTCAATTGATTAAATCAATCAAACAATCTCAGAACATGAAGGTATTGAGATGACAGATGGACATATGAAAAGTGGATCTGATAGAACCTGTAAAGAATCTGATACAACTGTGTCTGTCTTCTAGATCCTGCTGGCAGGCCTGCAGATAGAGGGTGAGGACAAGCCCTTCGTGATCCCAGACATGGAGCTGGCATCTCTGAGGTCGGTCCAAAAGCTGGAGGTTATCTGTGAGGACGTCCTGCCCAAGAGACTATCGGAGATCAGACGTCTGACCTCCCACCTGTCCCAGCGCAGAGGTGCCCTGAGCAGGGAGGACTTTGAGCGCACAGTGCTCACTATGGTGTACACTGCCCAGACTCTGGCTCATAACACCTCCCAACACCAGAAGGCGCTGTGGGGAGACGCCCTGCTGCAGCTGTTCAGGGCCATTCAAGAAGATCTGACGCCCCCACCCAGGAAACCTCAGCACTAGTGTTATGGACATGTGGACACATTATTttagataatataatatactgatTCTTTTATACTGTAACACAAGAGAATTTGAAGGATGTTTTCTATTGTAttctgttgtattgtattatcaAAATGACTGTTCTGATAATGTAATATGTTTGGTTATGATCAAATGTTATGATCTAATCCATTTGCAAGGAGGATGTGGGAAAAGGAGGGATGTGAACTGTATCTTGTTCATGTTCTATCTGTTGGATTCTGCCTTGTTCCAGGACTTCAGATGTAATCAAACATTTCAAATATTTTATCAGTATCTCTGTCATCATGATTCATTACAGGTCTTTATCAAATCTTCTGTCATAATCTTCTCAGCTGTTTATCACAATCACATCATCTTTCCCCAGCACAGTcctatggtgaaaatgatcttcggATGAAGACAGGGGTATCAATTTGCTCAGCTTATTTCTCTGTAATTGATATTATAATAAAATAATGATCAATATTTTTAAACTGTACCATAGTTATGGCCATGTTATGATCCAACCTATCCTGATGCagtaaaaacatatatttatgCAAAACCTTTTTGACTGTAGAcccattatatatttttttattatctgGATTCACAGGTTTTACGGACCAACAagacttgtcatgttttgtcttattttttcATTATCTGGATtcatcgttccgtccctgctcccagctgttttaCTCAATCATCTAACAAGACTTtctttagagtccctatttcttcccttgtcttccgtttctgtcctgtcggatccttgtatatggtctgtgtcttgtttccctcagatgcttgCATATGGCCTTGTTCCCGAGGTGTTTAATCCAtgtacgagtggaattagtttttatgttttgttttctgctctgatttgtctagatATGGCTGGAATAAAGagaagtcgcttttgggtcctcattcacctgcataacaagactTTTTGGAGAGCACTATGGTCCTTTTTTGATATGGCCTTGTTGTGAATATGTACTAATGAAAGATATGGCTATAGAATGTTCAAtcacatttgcaaaaaatgtgggGAGGGATTTGCCTCAGTCCCAACCTGTTTTTATTTTGGAAGTAGAGGATGTTAGTTGCTCTAGCCTGCAGGGAGGATGTTAAGCTCTCCTGGTGGTCACACATAATGGCAGGCGTGAGTCCAAGCCCCATGCTCCGAGTAGAGCCCACTAGAGCCCTCATTGATGAGCAACTACAGATTGTGGTGAAGAATGTTTTTCCCACCGCTCTGAGGGTGGGAGGCGTTCTGCCATTATGCCCGTGATGAAACGGACAAAGGCAAGAACAACTATGTTTTTGGGCTTGTGTTCCTACTTGTTGTTTTGCCAGATGTTACTATTTATGTTTGTCATACTTCatgcaatatttttttttttaaagtacagtATTTTGACTTGTTAATCAACTTTACAAATTGCTATAGTAAAGCAACTGAGTTGTGTTATTGTACTGTATCGTGTGTGAAGTTGCTGAGGACATCCGTTTCGGCGATGAATTCTGAATTATTTTCAGTTAGCTCTCCCTACATAGTTGActgtttcttttctctctgtaATACTGTAAACAATTATTTTACAGATGCTCTGTAGACACAACCCTATTTTCCAACATATGTTTTGATAATTCAGCCCAGATGTATGGAGTGTATAAGTGCCAGTCATGTTTTCCCTTTGAGATTGTCCCTTGTGTTTTAACCGATTCTAAAGCAAGGTATCTTTCAGACTGCATTGTATGCAcactatactgtatgtatttgtaCAGTGAGGAACTGACATGTGTGTGGACCTCTTTTTTTGACCCCATAGGTCAGGAGGTTAAAGTGTCCGTTACTGATGGTCATTGGAGAAGCTGACCAGAACTGTGCCACTGCAGAATCTGTCCAGGATGTAAGTACTGTACATTTTAGTTATTTAGTAGACACTCTTGTCCAGAGAAACATACAGGAGCAATTAGTGTTAAGCGCCTTGCTCAAGAtatatttttcacctagtcacctcagggattcaaaccagcaacctttcagttaatggcccaacactcttaaccactaggctacctgccactaccTGATAATGCATACATAGACCTACATTGATTACAGTATAAGTTGGCACGCTAAAAGGCCTATCCCAGATatctcctgacctctgacctctatgcACAGATGCACAGTATGTTGACAACGATGTCCTACCCTGGGGCTGGTCACCTGATCAAACCTTTCGACTCTCCTCACTTCCGCTCTAGCACCTTCCTTCGGCATTACACCAAGAACAGGGTAAAAATTTTACAGAGCATCTCTCATCTGCTCTTACTTACTGTAAGGCTAGATCAAGGACCCAGTCGATAGTATCACTAGACATTACACATGACATTATAAGTCTTTGAAAGGGATTGTTTTTCATGAGTATTTTTACCCTACTGTAAAACTGTGATGTGTTGTTGCAGTGATCATGTTGTGGGGAGGGGAGTCCAAATGGAGGAGGCTCCTGGAGTTCCTTCAGAAGAACCTTTACCAAAGACAGGACCCCTCTGTCCCCTCAGAGCTGTGAGATCCTCCTGGACTATCTCCATTATAGTCGTCGCTTCTCCAGCTTCATTATCTGTCAGGGCCCTATTCTTGAAATTAAAGAGAGAAGATATTGGTTGGATTTGTTTTCACTCACCAGGTGGCAGCATTGCACAGTCTCTTAAATGACTGGTCTGCTGCTCGTAGGTGTCATAGTAGTCCATGTCCTGACAATTacaaggaggaagaagaggagatggTCGACATCCGCCTTTCATCAATGTCCTTATGGGGAAGCCTTTCTGTTTAAAGACCTTGGGTCAGATCTTGGCTGCTCGGTCACGGTTGAGTTGCGGTCTTCTAGCCAGTCTGGTTTGGATTCCAAACTCCTGTGAGGTGATATGAAGTGTTATTGATCTCAGTTGAATTGGAGAGAATGAACACCGCTGCCTTTAACTCTCATCAACTGCATaacgttttgttgttgttgttgagatgtTACCCATATTCTCACTTCAGATCCATTCTGGCAAAGTGGACCGATGGCCTAAACATCTCCATGTGTTGCTCATATATTAAaccaatagcctggtcccagatctgtttgcgcTGTGTtgctcctatggtcattgtcatccCAAACATCGTcatgcacaaacagatctgggactacGTAGGCTACTAAACCAATGCCTTCTCTAGTGATGAAGGGTAAAATACCCAATTTGGCAACCTGTCGTGCTATTAAACCAATGCCTTCTCTAGTGATGAAGggtaaattcccaatctggcatCCCGCCGTGCCATTAAACCAATGCCTTGTGTCTTTGTTTAAGAATAAACTCCCGATCTGGCATCCCGCCGTGCCATTAAACCAATGCCTTGTCTAGTGATGAAGGATAAATTCACAATCTGGCAACCCGCCGTGCCGTTAAAACCTTTACAGACTCAGTGGAGTATATCCTCAACCTTCATTCCTCCAGCAGCCTTGTGGTGTGACTTGCCCCCCTATTATTATGAGGAGGAAGTAATCCAACGCCTGTATCCCATGCATCAGACCCACGCTCCGGCCCCACCATGGAAAACATTCCACTGGCAGCCCCTCAGCACGGCCCATATGGACCAAATTCCCCTTTTTGAAACTCCATTGAAAGAATATGTTCCTGTTGTGAGCCCGAAAAAAAACGGGGAGTAATAGATAAAAGCGattttaaaataaaacatttgtattACTCATCGTCACACATGGCGGCGGTAGAGAAGAGGATGGGGGGAGGTTTAGAGACGCAGTCAGAGACTCCAGATGTTAGGTTCAGATGTTCTGATTTATGAGCTATAGAGCCATGCACAGTGTGAGGCTATTGCCCAGATAATGATGCCACCTAGTGACCATGGCAATGTACAAATCCTGTAACTCTGGTTAGGGTCCATGCCATGTTAAGTGGGCAGCCCACAGAACACTAGATCTAGAATCCCTGCTCCCCAGGGGCTAATAGTGAGGTAGGATTTTAGAAATGTGGCCCACCCAGTTTTAGTAGGGAGGTGGAAGGGAGGGTTGACATATTTCCCTGTCCATCCATAGAGTTTTGACAGACTGATATAGCATGTATAATGGCTAGGGAGCCTGGCTTTGACAGtgagaagggagaggggtgatgatgccaacattgtgtgtgtgttagtttccTATGTGTTAGTCATGGAATGGGATACCTCAGTGTATCCAACAGCCAATTACACAGTATGAGGAGGGTAGTGCCTAACCCATAACAAACAATACTTTAACAGCCTGCATGAACTCATGAGATCAGCCTGAAATTAAATTAACACACTACCACTACTTGGGATCATGTCAACAAGAGTAGATAAAACTCACAGCAGACTGTCAATCTACTTCTAGTAGATGTCTAATGTATAATCTATGTCTAATCTATAAtctagtctaatggtctaatgttgttatggtctaatggtctaatgttgttatggtctaatgttgttatgatctaatggtctaatgttgttatggtctaatggtctaatgttgttatggtctaatggtctaatgttgttatggtctaatggtctaatgttgttatggtctaatgttgttatggtctaatggtctaatgttgttatggtctaatggtctaatgttgttatggtctaatgttgttatgttctaatgttgttatggtctaatggtctaatgttgttatggtctaatgttgttatgatctaatggtctaatgttgttatggtctaatgttgttatggtctaatggtctaatggtgttatggtctaatggtctaatggtgttatggtctaatgttgttatggtctaatgttgttatggtctaatgttgttatggtctaatgttgttatggtctaatgttgttatgatctaatgttgttatggtctaatggtctaatgttgttatggtctaatggtctaatgttgttatgatctaatgttgttatggtctaatgttgttatggtctaatgttgttatggtctaatgttgttatggtctaatggtctaatgctgttatgatctaatggtctaatgctgttatgatctaatgttgttacgatctaatgttgttatgatctaattgtctaatgttgttatggtctaatggtctaatgttgttatgatctaatggtctaatgttgttatggtctaatgttgttatggtctaatgttgttatggtctaatggtctaatgttgttatgatctaatgttgttatgatctaatgttgttatgatctaatggtctaatgctgttatggtctaatggtctaatgttgttattgtctaatgttgttatggtctaatggtctaatgttgttatcgtagaatgtatgcacacatgactgtaagtcgctttggataaaagcgtctgctaaatggcatatattattattattattattattacttcttGCCAAGCACTTGCCCTCTTTGAAGTGGTTCTTGGTGACGGTTTCTCCTCCAAAAAACCCATAATACTCAGTAACCGAAGTGGCCACATTTATCACAGCTCTTGGAATTCTGGCATTCTGCTCCATGTTCCTACAAAATAGATTTGTTGTGCATAGTGCCCCTGACACAGTCGATAAGCGATGGGGGATCGTTGTCAGGGAGGAAGTGATGAGGCTTAGGCATGAAGTGGTTCTCTCTTACTCCCCTCTACAGCTCTTATCTACTATTGTTATGTAGAGGTGCTTAGTTCTCATGAGAGTTCTGGTAGTGTTATGTAGAGTTGCTAGGTTATCATGGGAGTTCTGGTAAGCCCTGTTTCAACACAACCCATTGCAAGCGTCTTTAACTCAATTTGGCCTGGTGTAATCCTACCACAGGTGGCTGGCTTCCCAAGGGGAAATGctcatccagtgtgtgtgtgtgtgtgtgtgtgtgtgtgtgtgtgtgtgtgtgtgtgtgtgtgtgtgtgtgtgtgtgtgtgtgtgtgtgtgtgtgtgtgtgtgtgtgtgtgtgtgtgtgtgtgtgtgtgtgtgtgtgtgtgtgtgtgtgtgtgtgtgtgtgtgtgtgtgtgatttaataATATTTCTTCCCCatttacactaccattcaaaagtttggggtcacttagagatgtccttgtttatgaaagaaaatctatttttttgtccattaaagtaacatcaaattgatcagaaatacagtgtagacattattaatgttgtaaattactatttatggctgattttgaatggaatatctacataggtgtacagaggcccattatcagcaaccatcacccctgtgttccaatggcacgttgtgttagctcagatacgtttataattttaaaagtctaattgatcataagaaaaaaccttttgcaattatgttagcacagctgatttaaagaagcaataaaactggccttctttagactagttgggtatctggagcatcagcatttgtgggttcgattacaggctcaaaatgtccagaaacaaaacactttcttctgaaacacgTCAGAattttcttgttctgagaaatcaaggctattccatgcgagaaattgccatgaaactgaagatctcgtacaacgctgtgtactactcccttcacagaacagtgcaaactggcactaaccagaatagaaagacgagtgggaggccccggtgcacaactgagcaagaggagaagtacattagagtgtctagtttgagaaacagacaccttaAAAGTCCTCAACATGCCtcatcattaaatagtacccgcaaaatacCCGTcttaatgtcaacagtgaagaggagactcagggatgctggccttctagacaagTTTGGCAGATTACATCCACGTTTCTCTCCACACCAGCATTGTTTATCTCTACTGAACACACCCAACAGTTAATGCCCAAGGACTAACAGCCTTATCACGCGCCCACACTGCCCCTTACTGTCCAGTCCCCACAATAGACTCAGTGTATTAGCTATGTGGTtacagtgtaacggatgtgaaacggctagcttagttagcggtgcgcgctaaatagcgtttcaatcggtgacgtcactttctctgagaccttgaagtagtagttccccttgctctgcaagggccgcggcttttgtggagcgatgggtaacgatgcttcgagggtgactgttgttgatgtgtgcagagggtccctggttcgcgcccgggtatgggcgaggggacggtccaaagttatactgttacattacaTACAGCAATCTGTTTTTAATAGACTCTCTCACTTTGGACATTGTGAAAATgtatctgccagtcagccagttcATCACAGGCTTGGGTTTCTCTCCCCTTGTGGCTTGGCATCTTTATAGAGGCGCTTATCACACAACTGATT of the Oncorhynchus gorbuscha isolate QuinsamMale2020 ecotype Even-year linkage group LG25, OgorEven_v1.0, whole genome shotgun sequence genome contains:
- the LOC124014480 gene encoding protein FAM180A-like; translated protein: MMHRWGLLITVFYCQLFLAAAQHWRKALYPSAFRVKRGAHSLVNPTFQNSVEDVNLLFEILLAGLQIEGEDKPFVIPDMELASLRSVQKLEVICEDVLPKRLSEIRRLTSHLSQRRGALSREDFERTVLTMVYTAQTLAHNTSQHQKALWGDALLQLFRAIQEDLTPPPRKPQH